A single Amphiprion ocellaris isolate individual 3 ecotype Okinawa chromosome 15, ASM2253959v1, whole genome shotgun sequence DNA region contains:
- the efna1a gene encoding ephrin-A1a isoform X1, with protein sequence MDLVWIVGFVVSVCAWFASAERHSVYWNSTNPKFLWDDYAVEVKLNDYLDIVCPHYPQGEVPLLDAERYVLYMVEREDYESCKPQSYDQMRWECGHPFAPHAPEKFSEKFQRFTPFTLGKEFRQGESYYYISKPLHHHGQECLRLRVDVVAADGSQEARVAKGGTGGAGVGAGGGVHNPSNRLPAADDPVVILPDVQKSVRTNSAVTATSLSILSLLVPFSLLLLLH encoded by the exons GGTTTGGATTGTGGGCTTCGTTGTGAGCGTCTGCGCTTGGTTTGCTTCAGCGGAGCGGCACAGCGTCTACTGGAACAGCACGAACCCAAA GTTTCTGTGGGACGACTACGCCGTGGAGGTGAAGCTCAATGACTACCTGGACATCGTGTGCCCCCATTACCCTCAGGGCGAGGTGCCGCTGCTGGACGCCGAGCGGTACGTGCTCTACATGGTGGAGCGCGAGGACTACGAATCCTGCAAGCCGCAGTCGTACGACCAGATGCGCTGGGAGTGTGGTCATCCGTTTGCCCCTCACGCTCCTGAGAAGTTCTCTGAGAAGTTCCAGCGTTTTACTCCGTTCACTCTGGGCAAGGAGTTTCGTCAAGGAGAAAGCTACTATTATATCT CCAAACCTTTGCACCACCACGGCCAAGAATGCCTCAGGCTCAGGGTGGACGTCGTAGCGGCTGACG GTTCTCAAGAGGCCAGAGTGGCCAAAGGAGGCACGGGTGGGGCTGGAGTCGGAGCTGGGGGTGGGGTTCACAACCCGTCCAACAGACTGCCTGCAG CAGATGATCCAGTGGTAATCCTGCCAGACGTCCAGAAGAGTGTACGGACGAACTCTGCAGTGACGGCTACATCCCTCTCAATCCTCTCATTGCTAGTCCCATTTTCATTATTGCTTTTGCTGCACTGA
- the efna1a gene encoding ephrin-A1a isoform X2: protein MDLVWIVGFVVSVCAWFASAERHSVYWNSTNPKFLWDDYAVEVKLNDYLDIVCPHYPQGEVPLLDAERYVLYMVEREDYESCKPQSYDQMRWECGHPFAPHAPEKFSEKFQRFTPFTLGKEFRQGESYYYISKPLHHHGQECLRLRVDVVAADGSQEARVAKGGTGGAGVGAGGGVHNPSNRLPADDPVVILPDVQKSVRTNSAVTATSLSILSLLVPFSLLLLLH from the exons GGTTTGGATTGTGGGCTTCGTTGTGAGCGTCTGCGCTTGGTTTGCTTCAGCGGAGCGGCACAGCGTCTACTGGAACAGCACGAACCCAAA GTTTCTGTGGGACGACTACGCCGTGGAGGTGAAGCTCAATGACTACCTGGACATCGTGTGCCCCCATTACCCTCAGGGCGAGGTGCCGCTGCTGGACGCCGAGCGGTACGTGCTCTACATGGTGGAGCGCGAGGACTACGAATCCTGCAAGCCGCAGTCGTACGACCAGATGCGCTGGGAGTGTGGTCATCCGTTTGCCCCTCACGCTCCTGAGAAGTTCTCTGAGAAGTTCCAGCGTTTTACTCCGTTCACTCTGGGCAAGGAGTTTCGTCAAGGAGAAAGCTACTATTATATCT CCAAACCTTTGCACCACCACGGCCAAGAATGCCTCAGGCTCAGGGTGGACGTCGTAGCGGCTGACG GTTCTCAAGAGGCCAGAGTGGCCAAAGGAGGCACGGGTGGGGCTGGAGTCGGAGCTGGGGGTGGGGTTCACAACCCGTCCAACAGACTGCCTGCAG ATGATCCAGTGGTAATCCTGCCAGACGTCCAGAAGAGTGTACGGACGAACTCTGCAGTGACGGCTACATCCCTCTCAATCCTCTCATTGCTAGTCCCATTTTCATTATTGCTTTTGCTGCACTGA